In Felis catus isolate Fca126 chromosome E1, F.catus_Fca126_mat1.0, whole genome shotgun sequence, the following proteins share a genomic window:
- the MRPL38 gene encoding 39S ribosomal protein L38, mitochondrial isoform X2: protein MAAPWWRAALYGSRRWRSFSTSAALSRRTAPLGPMPNEDIDVSNLERLEKYRSFDRYRRRAEQEARNPHWWRTYREYFCEESDPKDKIDIGLPPPKVSRTQQLLERKRVLRELRANPEEERAARLRTARIPLEAVRAEWERTCGPYHKQRLAEYYGLYRDLFHGATFVPRVPLHVAYAVGEDDLMPVYHGNEITPTEAAQAPEVTYEADKGSIWTLLLTNLDGHLLEPDAEYIHWLVTNIPGNRVAEGQETCPYLPPFPARGSGFHRFAFLLFKQDKLIDFSGDTRPSPCYQLAQRTFHTFDFYKKHQEAMTPAGLAFFQCRWDDSVTHIFHRLLGRSASPTGSPCATWTGTGTVTNPPTVSTK from the exons ATGGCGGCGCCCTGGTGGCGAGCCGCGCTGTATGGCAGTCGGAGGTGGCGGAGCTTCAGCACTTCGG CCGCCCTGAGTCGCCGGACCGCCCCTCTGGGGCCGATGCCCAACGAGGACATCGATGTGAGCAACCTGGAGCGGCTGGAGAAGTACCGAAGCTTCGACCGTTACCGGCGCCGGGCGGAGCAGGAGGCGCGGAACCCGCACTGGTGGCGGACGTACCGGGAGTACTTCTGCGAGGAGTCAG ATCCCAAAGACAAGATTGACATCGGGCTCCCTCCACCCAAGGTCAGCCGGACCCAACAGCTGCTGGAGCGGAAACGGGTCCTCCGGGAGCTGCGGGCCAACCCGGAGGAGGAGCGAGCCGCCCGCCTCCGCACAG CTCGCATCCCACTGGAGGCGGTGCGGGCTGAGTGGGAGAGGACCTGTGGCCCCTATCATAAGCAGCGTCTGGCTGAGTACTACGGCCTCTATCGAGACCTGTTCCATGGTGCCACCTTCGTACCCCGCGTCCCCCTGCACGTGGCCTATGCCGTGGGGGAGGACGACTTGATGCCTGTATACCACGGCAACGAGATTACTCCAACAGAG GCTGCCCAGGCCCCAGAGGTGACCTATGAGGCAGACAAGGGTTCCATATGGACACTGCTGCTCACCAATTTGG ATGGACACCTGCTGGAGCCGGATGCTGAATACATCCACTGGCTGGT AACCAACATCCCAGGCAACAGGGTGGCTGAAGGACAGGAGACGTGTCCCTAcctgccccccttccctgcccgaGGCTCCGGCTTCCACCGTTTTGCTTTCCTGCTCTTCAAGCAGGACAAGCTAATTGACTTCTCTGGGGACACCCGGCCCTCACCCTG CTATCAGCTTGCCCAAAGGACCTTCCACACTTTTGATTTCTACAAGAAACACCAGGAAGCCATGACACCAGCTGGCCTGGCCTTTTTCCAGTGCCGCTGGGATGATTCCGTCACCCACATCTTCCACCGGCTTCTGG GCAGAAGCGCTTCCCCCACCGGCAGCCCCTGCGCTACCTGGACCGGTACAGGGACAGTCACGAACCCACCTACGGTATCTACTAAGTGA
- the MRPL38 gene encoding 39S ribosomal protein L38, mitochondrial isoform X1, translating into MAAPWWRAALYGSRRWRSFSTSAALSRRTAPLGPMPNEDIDVSNLERLEKYRSFDRYRRRAEQEARNPHWWRTYREYFCEESDPKDKIDIGLPPPKVSRTQQLLERKRVLRELRANPEEERAARLRTARIPLEAVRAEWERTCGPYHKQRLAEYYGLYRDLFHGATFVPRVPLHVAYAVGEDDLMPVYHGNEITPTEAAQAPEVTYEADKGSIWTLLLTNLDGHLLEPDAEYIHWLVTNIPGNRVAEGQETCPYLPPFPARGSGFHRFAFLLFKQDKLIDFSGDTRPSPCYQLAQRTFHTFDFYKKHQEAMTPAGLAFFQCRWDDSVTHIFHRLLDMREPVFEFVRPPPYHPKQKRFPHRQPLRYLDRYRDSHEPTYGIY; encoded by the exons ATGGCGGCGCCCTGGTGGCGAGCCGCGCTGTATGGCAGTCGGAGGTGGCGGAGCTTCAGCACTTCGG CCGCCCTGAGTCGCCGGACCGCCCCTCTGGGGCCGATGCCCAACGAGGACATCGATGTGAGCAACCTGGAGCGGCTGGAGAAGTACCGAAGCTTCGACCGTTACCGGCGCCGGGCGGAGCAGGAGGCGCGGAACCCGCACTGGTGGCGGACGTACCGGGAGTACTTCTGCGAGGAGTCAG ATCCCAAAGACAAGATTGACATCGGGCTCCCTCCACCCAAGGTCAGCCGGACCCAACAGCTGCTGGAGCGGAAACGGGTCCTCCGGGAGCTGCGGGCCAACCCGGAGGAGGAGCGAGCCGCCCGCCTCCGCACAG CTCGCATCCCACTGGAGGCGGTGCGGGCTGAGTGGGAGAGGACCTGTGGCCCCTATCATAAGCAGCGTCTGGCTGAGTACTACGGCCTCTATCGAGACCTGTTCCATGGTGCCACCTTCGTACCCCGCGTCCCCCTGCACGTGGCCTATGCCGTGGGGGAGGACGACTTGATGCCTGTATACCACGGCAACGAGATTACTCCAACAGAG GCTGCCCAGGCCCCAGAGGTGACCTATGAGGCAGACAAGGGTTCCATATGGACACTGCTGCTCACCAATTTGG ATGGACACCTGCTGGAGCCGGATGCTGAATACATCCACTGGCTGGT AACCAACATCCCAGGCAACAGGGTGGCTGAAGGACAGGAGACGTGTCCCTAcctgccccccttccctgcccgaGGCTCCGGCTTCCACCGTTTTGCTTTCCTGCTCTTCAAGCAGGACAAGCTAATTGACTTCTCTGGGGACACCCGGCCCTCACCCTG CTATCAGCTTGCCCAAAGGACCTTCCACACTTTTGATTTCTACAAGAAACACCAGGAAGCCATGACACCAGCTGGCCTGGCCTTTTTCCAGTGCCGCTGGGATGATTCCGTCACCCACATCTTCCACCGGCTTCTGG ACATGCGGGAGCCTGTGTTTGAGTTTGTGCGGCCACCCCCTTACCACCCCAAGCAGAAGCGCTTCCCCCACCGGCAGCCCCTGCGCTACCTGGACCGGTACAGGGACAGTCACGAACCCACCTACGGTATCTACTAA